In the genome of Triticum urartu cultivar G1812 chromosome 5, Tu2.1, whole genome shotgun sequence, one region contains:
- the LOC125556320 gene encoding serine/threonine-protein kinase STN7, chloroplastic-like — protein MASAELGAKVGRQLVEVVGLPRTVMDCGDVIYRSTLPRQDGQPDLLQSGSSTFEILETAFKKENVSLVMREQYVEKVIARLFMYI, from the exons ATGGCATCGGCGGAGCTCGGGGCCAAGGTGGGGCGGCAGCTGGTGGAGGTGGTGGGCCTGCCCCGCACCGTGATGGACTGCGGCGACGTCATCTACCGCAGCACGCTGCCCCGCCAGGACGGCCAGCCCGACCTCCTCCAGTCCGGCTCCAGCACCTTCGAG ATTCTTGAGACTGCATTCAAGAAGGAGAATGTCAGCCTAGTTATGAGGGAGCAGTATGTTGAGAAGGTAATTGCCAGACTGTTTATGTACATCTAG